From Sinorhizobium sp. B11:
CCACGGCCTTCGTCTTCAACGATTCCGACCACGCCGCAGCCCTCTTCGGCCTGCAGCAATTCGGCAATATCTACACCCGCATCATGAATCCGACGCAGGCGGTCCTGGAAGAGCGCGTCGCAGCCCTTGAAGGCGGCACGGCAGCGCTCGCAGTCGCCTCCGGTCATGCAGCGCAGATGGTCGTTTTCCACACGCTGATGCGCCCCGGCGAAAATTTCGTCGCCGCCCGCCGCCTCTATGGTGGATCGATCAATCAGTTCGGCCACGCCTTCGAGAATTTCGGCTGGCAGGTACGCTGGGCCGACCCTGAGAACCCCAGTGATTTCGAGAGCAGGATCGACGACAAGACGCGGGCGATCTTCATCGAAAGCCTTGCCAATCCGGGCGGCACCTTCGTCGATATTGCCGCGATCGCCGAAATCGCCCACCGTCACGACCTGCCGCTGATCGTCGACAACACCATGGCAACACCCTATCTCATCCGGCCAATCGAGCACGGTGCCGATATCGTCGTGCATTCCCTGACCAAGTTCCTCGGCGGCCACGGCAATTCCATGGGCGGCATCATCGTCGATGGCGGCACCTTCGACTGGTCGAAGACCGGCAATTACCCGATGCTCTCCAGCCCGCGGCCGGAATATAACGGCGTCGTACTGCACCAGACTTTCGGCAATTTTGCCTTCGCGATCGCCTGCCGTGTGCTCGGCCTGCGCGACCTCGGCCCGGCCATCTCGCCTTTCAACGCTTTCCTGATCCTGACCGGCATCGAGACGCTGCCGCTACGCATGCAGCGTCATAGCGACAATGCGATTGATGTTGCCAAATGGCTGAAGGCCCATTCCAAGATCGCCTGGGTGAATTATTCCGGCCTCGAAGATGATCCGAACCACGCCCTGCAGCAGCGCTATTCACCCAAGGGCGCCGGCTCCGTCTTCACCTTCGGCGTCAAGGGCGGCTACGAGGCTGGCAAGGCGCTGGTCGAGGGGTTGGAACTCTTCTCGC
This genomic window contains:
- a CDS encoding O-acetylhomoserine aminocarboxypropyltransferase; this encodes MAKNDPGFNTLAIHAGAQPDPATGARITPIYQTTAFVFNDSDHAAALFGLQQFGNIYTRIMNPTQAVLEERVAALEGGTAALAVASGHAAQMVVFHTLMRPGENFVAARRLYGGSINQFGHAFENFGWQVRWADPENPSDFESRIDDKTRAIFIESLANPGGTFVDIAAIAEIAHRHDLPLIVDNTMATPYLIRPIEHGADIVVHSLTKFLGGHGNSMGGIIVDGGTFDWSKTGNYPMLSSPRPEYNGVVLHQTFGNFAFAIACRVLGLRDLGPAISPFNAFLILTGIETLPLRMQRHSDNAIDVAKWLKAHSKIAWVNYSGLEDDPNHALQQRYSPKGAGSVFTFGVKGGYEAGKALVEGLELFSHLANIGDTRSLVIHPASTTHRQLTDEQRVAAGAGPDVVRLSVGIEDVKDIIADLEQSLSKI